A window from Rhizosphaericola mali encodes these proteins:
- a CDS encoding IS3 family transposase: MSRKGNCWDNAVAESFFKTLKTEFVYHKHFQNKEIAKFELFRYIEGFYHARRIHSALGGKTPNQMEQFYLAKQNIAA, translated from the coding sequence ATGAGCCGTAAAGGCAACTGTTGGGACAATGCTGTCGCAGAAAGCTTCTTTAAAACCTTAAAAACGGAATTTGTTTATCACAAACATTTTCAAAACAAGGAGATTGCCAAATTTGAGCTATTCAGATATATAGAAGGATTTTACCATGCTAGAAGAATACATTCTGCATTGGGTGGAAAAACACCCAATCAAATGGAGCAATTCTATTTAGCTAAACAAAATATAGCAGCTTAA
- a CDS encoding transposase has protein sequence MGRLFEASFKKMVVELSYVKESVLSAAKELDISADLLSKWRRDPRFNGVTLVPKNNKLSAEEQELRELRKRLKESELENAILKKAVAILAGKD, from the coding sequence ATGGGAAGATTATTTGAAGCATCATTCAAGAAAATGGTAGTGGAACTGTCCTATGTGAAGGAATCCGTATTGTCAGCTGCTAAAGAACTAGACATAAGTGCAGATTTACTGAGTAAATGGAGAAGAGATCCAAGATTTAATGGAGTTACATTGGTTCCTAAAAACAACAAATTAAGTGCAGAGGAACAGGAACTCAGGGAATTGAGAAAGCGATTGAAAGAATCAGAACTGGAAAATGCGATATTAAAAAAAGCGGTGGCCATCTTAGCGGGGAAAGACTGA
- a CDS encoding GMC family oxidoreductase, whose protein sequence is MNNFDAIVIGSGFGGSMAAKKLVDAGLRVLMLERGDWVHRSIEENWGAKGPIELSDFYDKSSMLYVPVGGNKPTMGMYACVGGPSVFYGGVSFRFREQDFEKNEQIEGKDAQGWPLAYNDIEKYYSQAEAILNISGETGIDPTEPYRSTPLPQHAPTLAKISQKVKASAQKLGMHPFSLPLAINYEDTNRNKCINCKTCDTFACAISAKNDLATTLIPQLIAKGMQLYCNMVVTKLNYKNGRLTSVDCISKSDKKRYTFHAEKFILAAGALGTPHLLLSSGLQHFNPGGQVVGHYLMRHMNSIVFGIFPGTADKEGRFHKQLAILDYYFGHPDFPNLNKLGSLQQMPTPPASIVENELKGIVGKVLSPAVKLLSGLLAIVEDQPQYNNGLAIDANNKDIFGLPRPIINHSYSIRDITAMKILTKEGKRIMKGAGALSHYVHDIRTFSHAVGTVRMGFDKRTSALDENCQFRGIENLYVTDGSVMPTSAALNPSLTIAANALRVGELITK, encoded by the coding sequence ATGAATAATTTTGATGCAATTGTAATTGGAAGTGGTTTTGGTGGATCCATGGCCGCTAAAAAGCTGGTAGATGCAGGCTTGCGTGTATTAATGTTGGAACGAGGAGATTGGGTACATAGGAGTATTGAAGAAAACTGGGGGGCAAAAGGTCCTATTGAGCTCTCTGATTTTTATGATAAATCTTCTATGTTATATGTTCCTGTTGGAGGTAATAAACCGACTATGGGAATGTATGCTTGTGTAGGAGGACCTTCGGTTTTTTATGGTGGCGTGTCTTTTCGTTTCCGAGAACAAGACTTTGAAAAAAATGAACAAATTGAAGGTAAAGATGCCCAAGGTTGGCCTTTAGCATATAACGACATTGAAAAATATTATTCACAGGCAGAAGCCATATTAAATATTTCCGGAGAAACAGGAATTGATCCTACAGAACCTTACCGTAGCACACCTCTTCCCCAACATGCGCCTACTCTTGCCAAGATATCTCAAAAAGTAAAAGCAAGTGCCCAAAAATTAGGAATGCATCCTTTTAGTTTACCTTTGGCAATTAATTATGAGGATACTAATCGAAATAAATGCATCAACTGTAAAACTTGCGACACTTTTGCGTGTGCCATAAGTGCCAAAAATGATCTTGCCACAACTCTAATACCCCAACTAATAGCTAAGGGTATGCAATTATATTGCAATATGGTAGTTACAAAATTAAATTATAAAAATGGTCGCTTGACCAGTGTTGATTGTATTTCCAAATCCGACAAAAAGAGATATACATTCCATGCTGAAAAATTTATATTGGCAGCTGGAGCCCTAGGTACGCCACATTTATTGCTTTCTTCCGGATTACAGCATTTCAATCCTGGTGGTCAAGTAGTAGGTCATTATCTTATGCGACATATGAATTCCATCGTATTTGGCATTTTTCCAGGTACAGCAGATAAGGAAGGACGATTTCACAAACAACTTGCCATATTAGATTACTATTTTGGGCATCCGGATTTTCCAAATTTAAATAAACTTGGAAGTCTTCAACAAATGCCAACTCCACCAGCGAGTATAGTGGAAAATGAACTCAAAGGAATAGTCGGAAAAGTGCTCAGTCCTGCAGTGAAGTTATTGAGTGGTTTATTGGCAATTGTTGAAGATCAACCACAGTACAATAATGGATTGGCGATAGACGCTAACAATAAAGATATATTTGGCCTTCCTCGCCCTATTATAAATCATAGTTATAGTATAAGAGATATTACAGCAATGAAAATATTGACGAAAGAGGGCAAAAGGATAATGAAAGGCGCAGGAGCATTATCGCATTACGTACACGATATCAGAACATTTTCACACGCAGTAGGTACTGTACGTATGGGATTTGATAAACGCACTTCGGCTCTTGACGAGAATTGTCAATTCAGAGGTATAGAAAATCTTTATGTTACGGATGGTAGTGTAATGCCAACATCAGCAGCATTAAATCCCAGTTTAACTATTGCCGCCAATGCCCTTAGAGTGGGCGAATTGATAACTAAATAG
- a CDS encoding zinc-binding alcohol dehydrogenase family protein, protein MKTLVCIAPGQFEYMDGEMPVLEGGFSIIKIKRIGICGTDLHAFEGTQPFFSYPRILGHELAAEFVEGDAIGFEKGDKVTIIPYLYCGDCVACRVGKTNCCTSIKVCGVHIDGGMAEFYKVPSYALLKGNDLSFEQLALVEPLAIGAHGIRRADVKDGEFVLIVGAGPIGLGAAEFARIAGGKVIVLDINDQRLQFCKEKLHVDFAINAIKEDVLARLIEITHGDMPTVVIDATGSQKAINNSFNYMAHGARYVLIGLQKGDISFSHPEFHKREGTLMSSRNATTEDFDHVMSSLRSGKVNPDNYITHNIPFENLAGEFESLLDLANGVIKAMATID, encoded by the coding sequence AGAAGGAGGATTTTCTATAATTAAGATTAAGCGTATTGGTATTTGTGGTACTGATTTGCATGCATTTGAAGGAACGCAACCTTTTTTTTCTTATCCGAGAATTCTAGGTCACGAATTAGCAGCAGAGTTTGTCGAGGGAGATGCGATAGGATTTGAGAAAGGAGATAAAGTAACTATTATTCCTTATCTCTATTGCGGTGATTGTGTGGCTTGCAGAGTAGGAAAAACAAACTGTTGTACATCTATAAAAGTTTGTGGCGTTCATATTGATGGAGGGATGGCTGAATTCTATAAAGTTCCATCCTACGCATTATTGAAAGGGAATGACTTGTCATTTGAACAGCTAGCATTGGTAGAACCTCTAGCAATAGGTGCTCATGGCATACGTCGTGCGGATGTAAAAGATGGAGAATTTGTTTTGATAGTTGGTGCCGGTCCTATTGGATTAGGTGCGGCAGAATTTGCAAGAATTGCGGGAGGAAAAGTGATTGTATTGGACATTAACGATCAACGTCTGCAATTTTGTAAGGAAAAATTACATGTTGATTTTGCTATCAATGCAATCAAAGAAGACGTCTTGGCACGGTTAATTGAAATCACTCATGGCGATATGCCGACTGTGGTTATAGATGCGACAGGAAGTCAAAAAGCGATCAATAATTCTTTTAACTATATGGCACATGGTGCTCGTTATGTGTTGATTGGTTTGCAAAAAGGCGATATTAGTTTTTCTCATCCTGAATTTCACAAAAGAGAAGGAACGTTGATGAGTAGTCGAAATGCGACAACGGAAGATTTTGATCATGTAATGTCGAGTCTTCGTTCCGGTAAAGTAAATCCTGATAATTATATTACGCACAATATTCCTTTTGAGAACTTAGCTGGCGAGTTTGAATCTTTACTTGATCTTGCAAATGGCGTTATTAAAGCTATGGCTACAATAGATTAA
- a CDS encoding DUF5703 domain-containing protein: MLLKNIFFFVFILIISTNIVKAQNSTISKKDFVWTSMSANSSESMPCGGGDIGLNVWVENGDLLFYASQSGTFDENNQMLKLGRFRISIFGSPFSNTGFEQRLRLAKGDMNIEGVNTKIHIWVDVFKPIVHINVSNKKLNTVNIRYESWRWEDRILKGKELRANSYKVPQKFDVITYKDSILSQKDKISFFHRNRNDVRNIFDYTVQMEGMNSVKSELFNPLSNNTFGGILYGKNMIPLENEVGSYMNTPFKSWSLQTSKNVKEQDITIVLNTGQYISLKDWKNNTDQLLKESLSNYKIDEEKTYNWWKHYWNKSYIELDGENSWISQNYDLFRYQLGCNAFGKWPTKFNGGLFTFDPVLVDSQYHFSPDFRLWGGGTMTAQNQRLVYWSMLKNGDWDLMKPQFDFYLKNLKNAELRSRVYWQHNGACFTEQIENFGLPNIFEYNIKRPSNYDKGLEYNAWLEYQWETVFEFCKMILDTRVYGNLNIREYIPQIESCISFYDEHYQYLASKRGNKIWDGKGKYIFYPTSAAETYKMTYNSTTVISALKVILSEMLQLPDSLMANAQKVKWSTMLQRIPDIPLRTIDGKTVLAPAEVWERIQNTEAPQLYPVFPWGIYGIDRPGFDTAIQTYQLDSQVIKTKSEIGWKQHNIFAARLGLLEDAKSLELKKVSKGKHRFPTFWGPGFDWTPDHNWGGTAMIGLQEMLLQTDGKKIFLLPTWPKEWNGKFKLHAPYNTTVEATILNGKISKLKVFPQNRLSDIYVKNENDWMLFTNQ; this comes from the coding sequence ATGCTTTTAAAAAACATATTTTTTTTTGTTTTTATATTGATCATTTCGACCAATATAGTAAAAGCACAAAATTCTACTATATCAAAGAAGGATTTTGTTTGGACTTCTATGAGTGCAAATTCTTCAGAATCCATGCCTTGTGGAGGTGGTGATATTGGATTGAATGTTTGGGTGGAAAATGGAGATTTGCTCTTTTATGCATCTCAGAGTGGAACTTTTGATGAAAATAATCAGATGCTTAAACTCGGACGTTTTCGGATTTCAATTTTCGGTTCTCCATTTTCCAACACTGGGTTTGAGCAAAGACTTCGTCTTGCAAAAGGCGATATGAATATTGAGGGAGTAAACACTAAAATTCATATTTGGGTTGATGTTTTTAAGCCGATAGTTCATATCAATGTTTCCAACAAAAAATTAAATACGGTCAACATTCGCTACGAATCTTGGCGTTGGGAAGATCGCATATTGAAAGGAAAAGAATTGCGCGCAAATTCGTATAAAGTTCCTCAAAAATTTGATGTTATTACCTACAAGGATTCGATCCTTTCACAGAAGGATAAAATTTCTTTTTTTCATCGTAATAGAAATGATGTAAGAAATATTTTTGATTATACGGTTCAGATGGAAGGAATGAATAGCGTAAAGTCTGAATTGTTCAATCCTTTATCCAACAATACTTTTGGTGGTATTCTTTATGGGAAAAATATGATTCCATTAGAAAATGAAGTTGGCTCTTATATGAATACACCTTTCAAATCTTGGTCTTTGCAAACTTCCAAAAATGTAAAAGAACAAGATATTACAATTGTGCTCAATACTGGTCAATACATATCACTCAAAGATTGGAAAAATAACACTGATCAATTACTTAAAGAAAGCTTATCAAACTATAAAATAGATGAGGAAAAGACTTATAATTGGTGGAAACACTATTGGAATAAAAGTTATATTGAACTAGATGGAGAGAATAGTTGGATTAGCCAGAATTACGATTTGTTTCGGTATCAATTAGGTTGCAACGCATTTGGAAAATGGCCAACTAAATTTAACGGTGGCTTGTTTACGTTTGATCCGGTATTGGTGGATTCGCAATATCATTTTTCGCCTGATTTTAGATTATGGGGTGGAGGAACAATGACAGCACAGAACCAAAGACTCGTTTATTGGTCGATGTTAAAAAATGGTGATTGGGATCTGATGAAACCTCAGTTTGATTTTTATTTAAAAAATTTGAAGAATGCGGAGTTACGAAGTCGTGTTTATTGGCAACATAATGGCGCTTGCTTTACAGAACAAATTGAGAATTTTGGACTTCCCAATATATTTGAATACAATATCAAGCGTCCATCCAATTATGATAAAGGTTTGGAATATAACGCTTGGCTAGAGTATCAATGGGAAACTGTTTTTGAGTTTTGCAAAATGATATTGGATACTCGGGTTTATGGGAATTTAAATATCAGAGAGTATATTCCACAGATAGAAAGTTGTATAAGTTTTTATGATGAACATTATCAATATTTAGCTAGTAAACGTGGAAATAAGATTTGGGATGGAAAAGGTAAATATATTTTCTATCCAACTTCTGCTGCAGAAACCTACAAGATGACCTACAACTCAACGACCGTAATTTCTGCCTTGAAAGTTATTTTATCTGAAATGTTACAATTGCCTGATAGCTTAATGGCGAATGCTCAAAAAGTTAAATGGTCTACGATGTTGCAACGCATTCCTGATATTCCTTTGCGAACCATTGATGGTAAAACTGTCCTTGCGCCTGCAGAAGTTTGGGAACGAATACAAAATACGGAAGCTCCACAACTATATCCTGTTTTTCCTTGGGGAATCTATGGGATTGACAGACCTGGTTTTGACACCGCTATACAAACCTATCAATTGGATTCACAAGTCATCAAAACCAAAAGCGAAATAGGGTGGAAACAACACAATATTTTTGCTGCTCGCTTGGGGCTTTTAGAGGATGCTAAAAGTTTGGAACTAAAGAAGGTTTCTAAAGGAAAACATCGCTTTCCTACTTTTTGGGGACCAGGATTTGACTGGACTCCAGACCATAATTGGGGAGGAACTGCAATGATTGGTTTACAGGAAATGTTACTGCAAACGGACGGAAAAAAAATATTTTTACTGCCGACCTGGCCAAAAGAATGGAATGGGAAATTTAAATTACATGCACCCTACAATACTACAGTGGAAGCTACTATTTTAAATGGAAAAATATCCAAACTGAAAGTTTTTCCTCAAAATCGACTTTCTGATATATACGTGAAAAATGAGAATGATTGGATGTTATTTACCAATCAATAA
- the uxaC gene encoding glucuronate isomerase, translating into MKAFLDDNFLLQNKTAEKLYHDYAKSLPIIDYHNHLIPDQVANNKQFDNITQVWLYGDHYKWRAMRTNGVSEKFITGNTTDFEKFEKWAETVPYTLRNPLYHWTHLELQRYFGITDLLSKKTAKSIYDESLAKLQTPEYAVHGLLNKMNVEVICTTDDPIDNLEYHQQFKSSPSVGFKMLPAFRPDKAMDSDNITVFNSYIDKLATVVNKEISDLQTYLDALKSRHDYFAENGCKVSDHGLNSIDAEDFTFEQVAAIFQKIRKGASIEAKESKIFKSAMLIWFAQWDHEKGWVQQYHLGALRNNNTRMLTQLGPDTGWDSIGDYSQAQALSKFLNKLDEEDKLAKTIIYNLNPADNEIIATMVGNFNDGSVAGKVQFGSAWWFLDQKDGMTKQINALSNMGLLSRMVGMLTDSRSFLSFPRHEYFRRLICNLFGEDVENGDLPNDIEWIGKIVQDISYYNAKNYFNFSS; encoded by the coding sequence ATGAAAGCATTTTTAGACGACAATTTTTTATTGCAAAATAAAACAGCAGAAAAACTATACCATGACTATGCAAAGTCACTACCAATTATAGACTATCATAATCACTTAATACCCGATCAAGTTGCAAACAATAAACAGTTTGACAACATTACACAAGTTTGGCTATATGGCGATCATTATAAATGGAGGGCGATGCGTACAAATGGCGTATCCGAAAAATTTATCACAGGGAATACAACGGATTTCGAAAAATTTGAAAAGTGGGCAGAAACAGTTCCTTACACATTAAGAAATCCTTTGTATCATTGGACGCATTTGGAATTGCAACGTTATTTTGGCATTACGGATTTACTTTCTAAAAAAACAGCAAAATCCATTTATGATGAAAGTTTGGCCAAACTACAAACGCCTGAGTATGCTGTGCATGGACTTTTGAATAAAATGAATGTCGAAGTTATTTGTACAACGGATGATCCTATTGATAATTTGGAATATCATCAACAGTTCAAATCTAGTCCTAGCGTAGGTTTCAAAATGCTTCCTGCTTTTCGCCCAGACAAAGCAATGGACAGTGACAATATCACTGTTTTCAATAGTTATATTGACAAATTAGCAACTGTAGTAAATAAGGAAATCTCTGACTTACAAACATATTTAGATGCATTAAAATCACGTCATGATTATTTTGCAGAAAATGGTTGTAAAGTTTCGGATCATGGTTTGAATAGTATCGACGCAGAAGATTTCACATTCGAACAAGTGGCTGCTATTTTCCAAAAAATTAGAAAAGGAGCATCTATAGAAGCAAAGGAAAGTAAAATATTCAAATCTGCCATGTTGATTTGGTTTGCACAGTGGGACCACGAAAAAGGCTGGGTACAACAATATCACTTAGGAGCTTTGCGCAATAACAATACGAGAATGTTGACGCAATTAGGACCTGATACAGGCTGGGATTCCATAGGAGATTATTCTCAAGCGCAAGCACTATCCAAATTCCTCAATAAATTAGATGAAGAAGATAAACTAGCGAAAACTATTATTTATAATCTCAACCCAGCAGATAACGAAATCATTGCCACAATGGTGGGCAATTTCAATGATGGTTCCGTTGCGGGCAAAGTACAATTTGGTTCTGCGTGGTGGTTTTTGGACCAAAAAGATGGCATGACTAAGCAGATCAATGCATTATCCAATATGGGATTGCTTAGTCGTATGGTGGGGATGTTAACAGACTCACGCAGTTTTCTTTCTTTTCCCAGACACGAGTATTTCAGACGATTGATCTGTAATCTATTCGGAGAAGATGTAGAAAATGGAGATCTTCCCAATGATATAGAATGGATTGGCAAAATAGTTCAAGATATTAGTTACTATAATGCTAAAAATTACTTTAATTTTAGTTCCTAA
- a CDS encoding sialate O-acetylesterase has product MKKNKMKITILNIPLKIIFLIVYLNVIQKVSAQLKVPGLFSNNMVLQQKSNPPIWGWCKPNEKVEVFQSWNKQTVKVQSDDNGKWIANLSTPTAGGPYFIQIKTIKEKIEFTNVMIGEVWLCTGQSNMEMPMKGFRDQPILHSTEDIVHSKNQLIRFIKIPRSSQTTPQDSAKYSNWQAADPSTVSNFSATGYYFARELQKALETIPVGLINVSYGGSKIEAWMDSSVLASMGQIVIPHKGDSIKSVNQTPTVLFNGMLKPVIGYGIKGCIWYQGESNYDDPKAYEKLLPLMTSRWRSLWGTEFPFFYAQIAPFNYASLPPYYSGGKYNSAYLRDAQRKSLKTIPNSGMITLMDIGEAESIHPMHKKEGGERLAYLSLNKTYELKGFPIPGPTFDSMTIAGNIATIKLLNAPNGITSYGKPLQLFEIAGADKTFFPAQAVISQGKIKVSSPYVSNPVAVRYAFKDFIVGELYNTEGFPVSSFRTDDWDY; this is encoded by the coding sequence ATGAAAAAAAACAAAATGAAAATTACTATACTTAACATCCCATTGAAAATAATTTTTCTTATAGTTTACTTAAACGTTATTCAAAAAGTTTCTGCTCAACTCAAAGTACCCGGATTGTTTTCAAACAATATGGTGTTACAGCAGAAATCCAATCCACCCATTTGGGGATGGTGCAAACCAAATGAGAAAGTAGAAGTTTTCCAATCATGGAACAAACAAACAGTTAAAGTCCAATCTGACGATAATGGTAAATGGATTGCCAATCTCTCTACACCAACAGCAGGAGGTCCCTATTTCATTCAAATAAAAACAATTAAAGAAAAAATAGAGTTTACCAATGTAATGATTGGAGAAGTTTGGCTTTGTACTGGTCAGTCCAATATGGAAATGCCGATGAAAGGTTTTAGAGACCAGCCGATACTTCATTCGACAGAAGATATTGTTCATTCAAAAAATCAACTAATTAGATTTATCAAAATCCCTCGTTCCTCTCAAACAACGCCACAAGATTCGGCCAAATATTCCAATTGGCAAGCAGCAGATCCTTCGACGGTTTCAAATTTTAGTGCGACAGGTTATTATTTTGCCAGAGAACTTCAAAAAGCGTTGGAAACAATTCCGGTTGGTTTGATTAATGTGAGTTATGGAGGTTCTAAAATTGAAGCATGGATGGATTCTTCCGTATTGGCGAGTATGGGGCAAATCGTTATTCCACATAAAGGAGATTCTATAAAAAGTGTAAATCAGACGCCAACAGTTTTATTTAACGGAATGTTGAAACCAGTGATAGGTTACGGAATCAAAGGCTGCATATGGTATCAAGGTGAATCAAACTACGACGATCCAAAAGCATATGAGAAATTATTACCGTTGATGACAAGTCGTTGGAGAAGTTTATGGGGAACTGAATTTCCTTTCTTTTACGCACAGATTGCGCCATTCAACTATGCATCTCTCCCGCCCTATTATTCAGGAGGCAAATACAATTCAGCATACTTGAGAGATGCACAACGAAAATCGCTTAAAACTATTCCCAATTCAGGAATGATAACTTTAATGGATATTGGAGAAGCTGAAAGCATTCATCCCATGCACAAAAAAGAAGGCGGAGAACGTCTAGCATATTTATCATTGAACAAAACTTATGAACTAAAAGGTTTTCCAATACCAGGACCAACTTTTGACTCGATGACTATTGCTGGCAATATAGCAACTATCAAATTACTAAACGCTCCCAATGGAATAACTTCTTATGGAAAACCATTACAACTATTTGAAATTGCAGGAGCAGACAAAACTTTTTTTCCTGCGCAAGCCGTCATCAGTCAAGGAAAAATTAAAGTTAGTTCACCTTATGTGAGTAATCCAGTTGCCGTTCGTTACGCATTCAAAGATTTTATTGTAGGAGAATTGTACAATACAGAAGGATTTCCAGTATCCTCTTTTCGGACAGATGATTGGGATTATTGA